The DNA region GGACGTTTGTGGACATTCGTGCACATGTCCGTGCAGCTGACGTGTTGTTGGGCGTGAAAACGATGTCAAACTGTGGTTTTATCGTGTGGAGCGGTGAGGTGATGTCAGGGCGACGCCCTTAACGAACCAGCTGGATCATTATTAATGTGGAGCTCCCAGTCGGGCTGAGCTGTGccatcagaaccatcagaaccacgTCTGCTCGTCGTGGAGCCTCGTCCATCACTGACTCTGCCGTTAACGAGGCGCGTCCTAAAACCAATAAATCTGTGTGCTCTTTGACTCTTTGAGTGCTTTTTAGTTTGGAAGAAAAAGTCCTCTGGcaaaatgaagataaataactTTATTGCCAGTTAAAAAGAGGCCCCAGCAAACATGGTCATAAAAGCATAAGTCAATGAAAAGGAGTCTTCTTTTACATTCTTAGCTTCAAACATTTCTGTCAACACAACAAAACACTGACAACACACGAATAAATGGAATCTAGGGGTTGTGAGGATGCTCTAAACTTTATAGTATAAAGTGACTCGAACGTGTCATCTGTGTGTAATACCACAAACGTCCACCAGGTGGCCCCGCCCCTCACggtcacatttaaaacaacaattcaGATGCGGAAATGACGTAACAaccaaacaacaaacagaaaactaGTTTACACGAGTGTGACAGCTTTGACGAGGGTTTCTGGaattaaaatatcatttgaCTGTTTTTGATGACTAAATTCTACAAAATATGTAGGATAAATGTGAAGCATGAGGCCAAATCTTTGgttatttattgttattcttTGCATGTGGGAGTCTTCTGTGGAGGATTCTGAGTTATGAATGAAGATTTAGGAGAACAAAAAATATAGTTCTGATTCTTTGAtttcaaaaacagcattttcccTTTGAAAGCAACATTAAGAAACATCTGACTTTTATCAGTCtaattttccctcctttttgttattttcccATTTCTCTGCTAAAGTGAGGTCTTCTGAGGGTCACATGTTGTAATGTAAGGTGTTAATCCAGTAAATTATCTGTTAGTTTAGATAAAACCACACCAAAATGCTGCGTTTTAGTCCTGACTGCAGTAAAAGTGGCCCAGCTCTGGAGGTTTCTGGAGCCACGTTCCCAGGCCTCCATCCTGCAGAGCGCTGATGAAGTTCTGCATCATTCTTCGGTACCGTCCAGCAGCCCCCTTCCAGCCAGAATAGGAAGCCTGGGCAGCTCCTGCTCCGTTCAGCTGAGGAGACACGCGGCAAAAGCTGGAATACTGACGAAGACGACAGGAACTGCGCGACACTTCTGTAAATAATTATGACTTTTACGGTCATCAAAGTTTAAAGCGTAGCTGAGCTCAGCATGCATATTTTAATTCACAGTGGAACTGAAACCCTGCTTTTAAACCCTCTTCATTTGAGGTTTTTCCTCATTCAGCCGTTTGTTTTAATTCAATCTGATGGAGGCAAAGTCTCCGTTTGCCTTTCTGGCCCCgactcacctgctgctgcagctgctgccagcgGACGAACAAGGCGAGTCTGCAGAGCCGCGAGGGCTTCCTGGTGTCGGCCCTCCATCCCGTGGAGGTGTTgacctcctccagacctccgtCGCCGTAGCTCCAGTTGGTGCTGATGTTTGGTGACCTTCCTGCTGGCCGAACCTCCCTGCTGCTCAGACCTGAAGTCATTCAAAAAACCCGACCGCTTTCATACTCTCTTTCTCGAGTTTAGGTAAAATACAATGAGAAAATATTGTTGATTGGGGTTAAATCGTCTCTgccgccccctagtggtcaccTGCAGAACAACGCAAATATGCGGTTGTGTGACGTGACACGTGTGTGACAGGaggctgaggctgctgctgtgacTTACAGCCGAGCAGCAGCTGTTGTCGTCGGTatggaaacagctgctgcctgacGGGGGCCAGGCGACGGGCCATGGCTCGGCTCAGGTGGCCCGTGTGGCTGAGGGTCCCCACCGTCAGGCTGTGCAGGTACACCGGCTCAATCAGGTGGGACaggagcgccccctgcaggccgaCTACGCTCCACCTGTGAGACAAACGTTTGGATGATAATATGATATCACGCTTTAAGAGGAAATTCTTCCCAGATCTGTCCGATTTTGTCCGGTTCTCACTTTGCCAGTTTGTCCGTGCAGGACATGGAGCCCAGAGGTCTTCCTGGGGCCTCCTCGCTGCCCCTCTGGTCGCCCGTCCGGGCCGTGATCGGCAGCGTGCCCTCGCCGCCGTCCACCTTCACCCTGAGGTGACAGTGGAACTTCCTGCTGGGATCTGAGCCGtcacacaaacagcagtttaaATAAATTCCAGCAGACCTGCGTGGGTCAAAAATATCATCGTTCCTTTGAGAAGCTCTAAAACTTTTTATCTTGTGAGTAATTGTTTTTCTGATGCTGCTACTGAAGTTTTAAAACACCTGCTGACATTCACCATCAGACTCAGCTCATTAAGCTTTCTAATTTGAATAAATTGAGATGTTAGCTTGGCTGTGTTAGCATGTAGGATGAAGGGGAAGGTCGACTTACGcttttacccacaatgcactgggATTTCTCTGCTCTTAAACACATTTGACAGATTTTGTTTCACGCGTTTTTCTTCAGAATGCGGCTGCAGTTAAAATATCCGCTCTGATTTTTGCTGCGTTACTTATTCATGTTTTCACAGAGCTCCAGTCTTTTATGGTGGATttcacctttaaaaataaatgaaagcgcCTGAGGTGGGATCGAGAAGCGGATAAGAACGGAATTCAAACCTCAAATGACACAAACAGACAATAATTaaatgaggaggaggcagcgagAGGGGGAAGGTCTCACGTGCAGCCCGGCTCTCGTACGGACAGTTGAGGCGAGCGTCTCCGCACGGCGACGAGCTGACGAACATGTGGAAGAGGACGCCATCTCGCAGCCTGCAGCCGCCGCCGGTGTTGGGCGTGAAGATGGATTCTTCCTGACAGTCTGCCGGGTCGCTTCAGAGAGGAAAGAGTCCACAGATGGATCAGAACACGAACCGTGGGGTCCCGACAGGGAGCGGCGGTCCTaccggagcagcagctccagctgccagTAGAGGAAGCGCAGCAGCGCCCTCCGGCTGATGACCTCCGCATGGCAGTCGCTCAGCGTCCCGGCGCGGTCACGGGCGCCGGCCCGGCCCGGACACCTGGTCCCTGTGGCCAGAGAGACCACCCGGGCCGATCGGAGGTCCAACCCTAGAGGAGGATGGACACCATGTCAGGACAGGACCACCCGTCTTCATGGGAGACGGGTggtcctgagaggagctgatgaAAGGTTCATGAGTGAACCATCACACCAGCCCTCAGGACCAGGCTGCTGCCGAGATCCGGCGAGGACGACCGTCCCCTCCCTGGACCCGCGAGTGCTTTGAGGccttggttctggttctggtcatttctcctccactcacctcTGGTCATCACGATCCCAGCCAGGAACCTGTGACGGCCCCGCGAGGCCGAAGCACGACCGTCCGTCAGCTGGCTGTATTTTTCTCTCACCAGATGGAAGATGGATTCTGCAAAGACCTGCAGAAGAacatgtcacatgacctgaggTTTGGTGGTGCAGAACCACCGTGGTGTCATTCATCCAAAGTTTGGAGACCAGTTCTGCTCTAGAATCTAAGACCAAAGAGCCCGAAGAGCCCAGACGATAAATGCTGCTGTCAGGAATAAAAGGTGCAGATTTAAGATCTTGGGTGGAGATCAGCAGGCACAAGGTGGCGTGATGAGCGTGTAAACCATTATTCTGCCCTCCACACCACCCCTCcgctcctcccccagctcctcggtctgctgccgctcctcctcatccctaaTGTGCTGTAATAATGTTCATCAGTGCGTTACGCTGTTTGACAGACAGCTCCCACTGGAGAGGAGGCGTCTCCAGATCCACATGTGTGGAAATCCAGGCAACATCAACCCTCATCTCCTGAGACGAGGATTCGACATGAGGGACGATGAATCAGAGTCCAACAGGTCACCAACCAGCTCTCAGGACTCAGGTACAGCTAACACTGAtgaagaggacatggaggaagacgaggagacCCCCATCGTGGCCCAAACATGACGGGTTCCTCAGGAGCCGAGCAGGCGGGAGGGAGTGGATGGTTCAGgttcaacaacaacatcaacaacagacAGACCTTCTCACCTGAGGTAGCTGGTTTTTGCTTGTGTTGCCCTGGAGACCCATGATCTTCTTCTGTGGTCCCAGGCCGATGTTGTAAATGGACCCCAGGGCGGCAGCAGCTGCCTGGGCCTTGGCCGCCCTCTTACTGCGCCCACAGCCTTCAAACACCTTCCCCTCCACCCTGACCACCATGATGAACCTCCTCGTGGGCCTCCTGTGAGCTCTGTCCGTCAGGCACGTGTACCTGAGACCAGGCCGCAGCTTGTTGAGCATCACCACAGGACTGCGGGGCCCCAGAAGAGCCCCCGGCTTTTGTCTGGTGGAGGACACCAGCGTGACCCGGACCCGTTGTCCCTGGTTCCAACACTGGTGACTGTCCCCCCACCCTGGGGCCTCGGCCTCTGTGAGGAGCCCTCCTGGATCCTCCTGGTCTGCTGTGAAATCTGTGAAGGTGCTGCTGAGGTTCCCCACGGTGGCGAGAGCCTGCGAGGTGTTTGGGAACTGGATGAAGGACCGCAGGGCCCCTTCTGCCGCCCGCAGCTT from Takifugu flavidus isolate HTHZ2018 chromosome 15, ASM371156v2, whole genome shotgun sequence includes:
- the LOC130539499 gene encoding double-stranded RNA-specific editase B2-like produces the protein MERVDGEENGRSRRRRRRRRKRRGACTGGGQDDLFSTLFGPANEREAPASSAEDVDDSSVSSVDRQVVFLQKGPDCVKRNQEEGPDRGLHQTQASCRSSAWAVTQKNALVHLNELRPGLRYDITARRGPLHAPLFSVGVEVNGVHFEGRGPTVKQAKLRAAEGALRSFIQFPNTSQALATVGNLSSTFTDFTADQEDPGGLLTEAEAPGWGDSHQCWNQGQRVRVTLVSSTRQKPGALLGPRSPVVMLNKLRPGLRYTCLTDRAHRRPTRRFIMVVRVEGKVFEGCGRSKRAAKAQAAAAALGSIYNIGLGPQKKIMGLQGNTSKNQLPQVFAESIFHLVREKYSQLTDGRASASRGRHRFLAGIVMTRGLDLRSARVVSLATGTRCPGRAGARDRAGTLSDCHAEVISRRALLRFLYWQLELLLRDPADCQEESIFTPNTGGGCRLRDGVLFHMFVSSSPCGDARLNCPYESRAAHPSRKFHCHLRVKVDGGEGTLPITARTGDQRGSEEAPGRPLGSMSCTDKLAKWSVVGLQGALLSHLIEPVYLHSLTVGTLSHTGHLSRAMARRLAPVRQQLFPYRRQQLLLGCLSSREVRPAGRSPNISTNWSYGDGGLEEVNTSTGWRADTRKPSRLCRLALFVRWQQLQQQLNGAGAAQASYSGWKGAAGRYRRMMQNFISALQDGGLGTWLQKPPELGHFYCSQD